The proteins below are encoded in one region of Sphingobacterium sp. R2:
- a CDS encoding RNA polymerase sigma factor, with translation MEYTKITAVLCRNFGLKHIEIAEDIVSDTFLKASQHWAVNGIPENPRAWLYVVAKNKTKDYFRKLSVFETKIKKEIQPCIEVEPNFEFDSQMVSDSQLAMIFAVCNPVNSDESQICLALQIFCGFSIEEIADSLLTKSETIKKRLQRARANLRNDNFQLKSLTKTEICLRLNIVLRTLYLLFSEGYFSKSDKQQIKIDLCSEATRLTLLLTENSLTNTAECNALLALMCFQSSRLRARTNDKNEAILFDEQDKSLWDKSLIERGNYYLINATTGNELSKYHLEAGIAYWHTTTTGKNKWDYILKLYNQLILIDYSPITALNRTFAFAKVYGNKEAIPEAKKLNLVESNYYHELLGYLYSSVNIKRAIEHYKQAINLAKSNTERQTLSKKIMELSRILKKSAISH, from the coding sequence TTGGAGTATACAAAAATAACGGCGGTCTTATGTCGTAATTTTGGTTTAAAGCATATAGAAATTGCAGAAGATATTGTCAGCGATACATTTTTAAAAGCTTCGCAACATTGGGCCGTCAACGGAATACCCGAAAATCCAAGAGCATGGCTCTATGTGGTGGCAAAGAACAAAACCAAAGACTACTTCAGGAAACTATCTGTTTTTGAGACAAAAATAAAAAAGGAAATACAGCCTTGCATCGAAGTTGAGCCCAATTTCGAATTTGACTCACAAATGGTTTCCGATAGTCAATTAGCGATGATTTTTGCCGTGTGTAATCCTGTAAACTCAGATGAAAGCCAAATTTGCCTGGCACTTCAGATTTTTTGCGGTTTTAGCATTGAGGAAATTGCCGACTCGCTTTTGACAAAGTCAGAAACTATTAAGAAGAGACTCCAAAGAGCGAGGGCAAATCTTCGAAATGATAATTTTCAACTTAAAAGTTTAACAAAAACCGAAATTTGCTTGCGATTGAACATTGTCTTGAGAACATTGTATTTGTTGTTTAGCGAAGGCTATTTTTCTAAATCAGACAAACAGCAAATTAAAATAGATCTTTGTTCAGAAGCAACACGACTCACATTGTTATTGACGGAGAATTCATTGACAAACACAGCTGAATGCAATGCTTTATTGGCTCTTATGTGTTTTCAAAGTTCACGACTTAGGGCGCGCACAAATGATAAAAATGAGGCTATTTTATTTGACGAGCAAGATAAAAGTCTTTGGGATAAATCACTTATTGAAAGAGGAAATTATTATCTGATAAATGCAACAACAGGTAACGAATTGTCAAAATATCATCTGGAAGCGGGAATTGCTTACTGGCATACTACAACGACCGGTAAAAATAAATGGGATTACATTTTAAAGCTTTATAACCAACTTATTTTAATTGATTATTCACCGATCACAGCACTAAATCGTACTTTTGCTTTTGCCAAAGTTTATGGCAACAAAGAGGCTATTCCTGAAGCCAAAAAGTTAAATTTAGTTGAAAGCAATTATTATCATGAATTGTTAGGTTACCTGTATTCCAGCGTAAACATTAAAAGAGCTATTGAACATTACAAACAGGCCATTAACCTAGCCAAATCCAATACTGAAAGGCAAACTTTATCAAAGAAAATAATGGAACTTAGTCGCATTTTAAAAAAATCAGCAATATCGCATTAA
- a CDS encoding ATP-binding protein, producing the protein MNSPTEGPFDNSFSTELIIQALASSPAPTAIYSSENMIIRFANAGMLALWGKESSVIGKPLMEAIPELEGQPFLKLLQEVWHTGKTYAVSEAPAVLIKNGKETLDYFDYEYRALVDQDQKTWCILNTALEVTSRREFLRQIKQKEEIEQALNEEMAATLEELTATNEELNSYIKQLADSREYIRTIIAQAPVGIAMLNGPEHLIEIANPAILKIWGRKESELIGFPHESARPELQGQPVNEWIKHVYKTGEPKINTEFSVKLLHKDGLREAIVNSIYQPIFSGDGDISGVLIILEEITQQFLERRRNENNQQMLALAIEAGELATFYYQIATNNFSGNSMLKTWFGLSTYENADLQEAISVILPEDMDHVLAAIQYAISPESDGHYFVEYRIKNKIDKKIRLLQANGRVFYDQNGNPLSLNGTLRDVTEQKKEEQRKDDFMGMVSHELKTPLTSLKAYLQMLQQMDFHTKEAAPQNMLGKSIKQVDYMTSMINGFLNVSRLESGMMYMDKKVFDFKLLFSEIEEEICFTVKTHNFIFKSCGAVNLYADREKIAQVIHNLIGNAIKYSAAGSTIITDYVLDDKNIKISIRDHGKGIAFDDQERIFERYYRVKEISIGGTAGLGIGLYLCKEIVELHDGTIGVESDQNEGSIFSFSLPLPH; encoded by the coding sequence ATGAACTCCCCGACCGAAGGCCCATTTGATAATTCCTTTAGTACTGAATTAATTATTCAGGCTTTAGCTTCCTCGCCTGCACCCACCGCTATATATTCCAGCGAAAATATGATTATCCGTTTCGCAAATGCTGGTATGTTAGCACTCTGGGGCAAAGAATCTTCTGTTATCGGCAAACCGTTAATGGAAGCGATTCCCGAACTTGAGGGCCAGCCGTTTCTAAAATTGCTACAAGAAGTGTGGCATACCGGAAAAACGTATGCTGTATCTGAGGCGCCCGCTGTACTGATCAAAAACGGAAAGGAAACACTGGATTATTTTGATTACGAATATAGAGCGCTTGTTGACCAAGATCAGAAAACATGGTGTATTCTTAATACTGCACTCGAAGTAACTTCACGCCGGGAGTTTTTAAGGCAGATAAAGCAGAAAGAAGAAATAGAGCAGGCACTCAATGAGGAAATGGCTGCTACGCTTGAGGAACTTACCGCCACGAATGAAGAACTTAATAGCTATATAAAGCAGCTTGCAGATAGTCGAGAGTATATCCGAACAATCATAGCGCAGGCACCTGTGGGTATTGCCATGTTAAACGGTCCCGAACATCTCATTGAAATTGCCAACCCTGCAATCCTCAAGATTTGGGGGCGCAAAGAGTCAGAGTTAATCGGATTTCCTCATGAAAGTGCGCGGCCAGAGCTTCAGGGACAGCCGGTTAACGAATGGATTAAACACGTATATAAAACCGGAGAGCCTAAAATTAATACAGAATTCTCGGTAAAACTGTTGCACAAAGATGGCTTGAGAGAAGCGATCGTAAATTCTATCTATCAGCCTATATTTTCAGGAGATGGCGACATTTCAGGTGTGCTTATCATCCTAGAAGAAATTACCCAACAGTTTTTGGAAAGAAGACGGAATGAAAATAATCAGCAGATGCTCGCCCTGGCAATAGAAGCTGGTGAGCTCGCTACATTCTACTACCAAATTGCTACAAATAATTTTTCGGGGAACTCCATGCTCAAGACTTGGTTTGGCCTTTCAACTTATGAAAATGCAGATCTTCAAGAAGCCATATCTGTAATTTTACCAGAGGATATGGATCATGTTTTGGCAGCAATTCAATACGCGATTAGTCCTGAGTCCGATGGTCATTATTTTGTGGAATATAGGATTAAAAATAAGATTGATAAAAAAATAAGGCTTCTTCAGGCAAATGGAAGAGTATTCTACGATCAAAATGGAAATCCACTAAGTCTTAATGGTACACTTAGGGATGTGACAGAGCAAAAAAAAGAAGAACAGCGGAAGGATGATTTTATGGGTATGGTGAGTCATGAGCTTAAGACACCACTAACATCGCTTAAAGCTTATCTGCAAATGTTACAGCAAATGGACTTTCATACAAAGGAAGCTGCTCCTCAAAATATGCTTGGTAAATCTATAAAGCAAGTTGACTATATGACAAGTATGATTAATGGCTTTCTCAATGTGTCGCGGTTGGAATCGGGTATGATGTATATGGATAAAAAAGTTTTTGATTTTAAATTGTTGTTTTCAGAAATTGAAGAAGAGATATGCTTCACTGTCAAAACCCATAACTTTATTTTTAAATCTTGTGGGGCAGTAAATTTATATGCTGACCGAGAAAAGATAGCGCAGGTCATACATAACTTAATTGGCAATGCCATAAAGTATTCTGCTGCTGGATCGACGATAATTACAGATTATGTTTTGGACGATAAAAATATCAAAATTAGTATTCGAGATCATGGAAAAGGCATTGCATTTGATGACCAGGAACGAATATTTGAACGTTATTATCGGGTGAAGGAAATTAGCATTGGTGGAACAGCGGGCCTTGGTATAGGTCTCTATCTATGCAAGGAAATAGTAGAACTCCATGATGGAACTATAGGCGTAGAGAGTGATCAAAATGAAGGTAGTATCTTTTCCTTCAGCCTACCACTCCCCCATTAA
- a CDS encoding PleD family two-component system response regulator has product MKTVFILEDEVGIQEVLELLLSSQNYNVVTFSTVKEFNCREMAVQPDLFMLDVMLPDGLGTEVCRVLKCDPITSKVPVLLMSAHAKIIKTDDPHSADDFMSKPFDINDVISKVDKLTALQA; this is encoded by the coding sequence ATGAAAACTGTTTTTATTTTAGAAGATGAGGTTGGTATACAGGAAGTACTTGAACTTCTTTTATCATCACAAAATTATAATGTCGTAACCTTTTCAACCGTGAAGGAGTTCAACTGTAGGGAAATGGCTGTTCAGCCGGATTTGTTTATGCTTGACGTGATGCTGCCTGATGGACTCGGAACCGAGGTGTGCCGAGTGCTTAAATGCGATCCAATAACATCTAAGGTACCGGTATTATTGATGAGTGCTCACGCTAAAATTATAAAAACCGATGATCCCCATAGCGCTGATGATTTTATGAGCAAACCATTTGATATCAACGATGTTATTTCAAAGGTTGATAAGTTGACCGCACTTCAGGCATAA
- the mdlD gene encoding NAD(P)-dependent benzaldehyde dehydrogenase MdlD: protein MGTQIQNKIKNVFEKQKDFFRTQTTKEITFRKIQLQNFRKVFASYTDAICEALNIDLGKSRKEAEYAEIQIVLNELDDMIQNMEEWVKPTFVKSKPHTSGADVISKYIYEPYGVNYIIGPFNYPVQLTFSPLIGALMSGNTAVIKPSENTPHVAQVIEDIVKEAFDENYVAVFQGSIEENSFLLTLPFDYIFFTGSPKVGKIVMKAAAEQLIPLTLELGGKSPTIVHHDADLEKAVQRISSGKWINCGQTCVAPDYVYVHESIKDEFIDRFKSYLRATYEDKSLGKIGKIVSQHQIKNLASYLEAASEKVIYGGKYDLETRHFEATLMTNISWEDDVMQQEIFGPILPILTYTDIDIALNEINCRPKPLALYVFSEDQKFADDVIARTTSGDAEINSTLIHVGSHYLPFGGVGNSGMGKYHGKFSLENFSHQRSILQVM, encoded by the coding sequence ATGGGCACTCAAATTCAAAATAAGATAAAAAACGTATTTGAAAAACAAAAAGACTTTTTCAGAACGCAGACCACGAAGGAAATTACGTTTCGTAAAATTCAATTGCAAAATTTCCGCAAGGTCTTTGCGAGTTATACTGACGCAATCTGTGAGGCTTTGAATATCGATCTTGGGAAAAGCAGGAAAGAAGCAGAATATGCCGAAATTCAAATTGTATTAAATGAACTTGATGATATGATCCAGAATATGGAAGAATGGGTAAAACCAACTTTCGTTAAATCAAAACCGCATACTTCAGGAGCTGATGTCATTAGTAAATATATTTACGAGCCCTATGGCGTGAATTACATTATCGGTCCATTTAACTATCCTGTTCAGTTGACTTTCAGCCCGCTCATCGGCGCCCTGATGTCGGGTAACACGGCTGTAATAAAACCATCTGAAAACACCCCACATGTTGCACAGGTTATTGAAGATATCGTAAAAGAAGCGTTTGATGAAAATTACGTTGCTGTATTTCAGGGTTCTATCGAAGAAAATAGCTTCTTATTGACTCTTCCGTTTGATTATATCTTTTTCACTGGAAGTCCAAAGGTTGGTAAGATCGTCATGAAAGCTGCCGCTGAGCAGCTTATACCGCTAACATTAGAGTTAGGTGGAAAATCCCCAACGATCGTTCATCACGATGCTGACCTAGAAAAAGCTGTTCAGCGTATTTCTTCAGGCAAGTGGATTAATTGCGGACAGACCTGCGTTGCGCCTGATTATGTTTATGTTCATGAATCTATCAAAGACGAATTTATAGACCGATTTAAGTCGTATTTGAGAGCAACTTACGAAGACAAATCATTAGGAAAAATAGGGAAGATTGTCAGTCAGCATCAGATCAAAAATTTAGCTTCTTATCTAGAAGCAGCGTCAGAGAAAGTGATCTATGGCGGTAAATACGATCTTGAGACACGTCATTTCGAAGCTACACTCATGACAAATATAAGTTGGGAGGATGATGTGATGCAACAGGAAATATTTGGCCCAATATTACCTATCCTCACTTATACTGATATAGACATAGCTTTAAATGAAATTAACTGTAGACCAAAACCTTTGGCGCTTTATGTGTTTTCGGAAGATCAAAAATTTGCAGACGATGTGATCGCACGAACAACAAGCGGTGATGCCGAAATTAACAGTACATTGATTCACGTGGGATCTCATTATCTCCCTTTCGGTGGAGTAGGAAATTCGGGAATGGGTAAATATCATGGTAAGTTCAGTCTAGAGAATTTTAGTCATCAACGATCTATTCTTCAAGTTATGTAG
- a CDS encoding type 1 glutamine amidotransferase domain-containing protein — protein sequence MKVLFVVTSHDDLGNTGHKTGFWVEEFAAPYYSFKDAGFEITVATPKGGQAPVDPNSEVPDAQTAATERYYKDEEVQRIIANTEKLSDQKAGDFDAVFYPGGHGPLWDLANDRDSQQLILDFYNGKKPVGAVCHAPGVFKNVKFDNGEAFVKDKNVTGFSNSEEAAVKLTEVVPFLVEDELKKLGGHYTKTDDWGVHVVEDGFLITGQNPASSEAVAEKLITLLKK from the coding sequence ATGAAAGTACTATTTGTAGTCACTTCCCATGATGATTTGGGAAATACAGGACATAAGACGGGATTTTGGGTGGAAGAATTCGCTGCTCCCTATTATTCATTTAAAGATGCTGGCTTTGAAATAACCGTTGCTACTCCAAAGGGCGGGCAGGCTCCAGTCGATCCAAATAGCGAGGTTCCAGATGCGCAGACGGCGGCGACCGAAAGATACTATAAAGATGAGGAAGTACAGCGAATTATTGCCAATACCGAAAAATTGAGCGATCAAAAAGCAGGCGATTTTGATGCCGTATTTTATCCGGGAGGTCATGGTCCGCTTTGGGATCTGGCAAATGATAGGGATTCCCAACAATTGATTCTTGATTTCTATAATGGCAAAAAACCTGTAGGAGCTGTGTGTCACGCACCCGGTGTCTTTAAAAATGTAAAATTCGATAACGGTGAAGCATTTGTTAAAGATAAAAACGTAACTGGTTTTTCGAATAGTGAAGAAGCTGCTGTCAAACTAACTGAGGTAGTACCATTTCTTGTAGAGGATGAGTTAAAAAAATTAGGCGGTCATTATACCAAAACAGATGACTGGGGTGTGCATGTGGTGGAAGATGGTTTTCTTATCACTGGACAAAATCCTGCATCTTCAGAAGCTGTTGCGGAGAAGCTTATTACACTTCTAAAAAAATAA
- a CDS encoding cytochrome c family protein translates to MNKRINVILSCMGIVGMIACGGNGENKKENDTSKAANQTVASTDAAMLDFKSDGSKGVGPVSTIEHKAFDAQLANKGVELFVSKCAMCHNFERTLVGPSLDGVVKRRTPEWIMNMMLDPATMLEKDADAIALSKDFSSPMISLGLQQEEARAILEYLRERNSASK, encoded by the coding sequence ATGAACAAAAGAATTAATGTAATCCTTTCCTGTATGGGTATCGTCGGGATGATCGCTTGCGGCGGTAATGGAGAAAACAAAAAAGAAAACGATACCAGTAAAGCAGCAAACCAAACCGTAGCATCGACAGATGCAGCAATGTTGGATTTTAAATCAGATGGATCCAAGGGAGTGGGGCCTGTCAGCACAATCGAACACAAAGCATTTGATGCACAGCTAGCCAATAAAGGTGTAGAGCTCTTTGTTTCCAAATGTGCCATGTGCCACAATTTTGAACGCACTTTAGTGGGACCATCGTTGGATGGCGTTGTAAAGCGCCGTACACCGGAATGGATTATGAATATGATGCTGGATCCAGCCACTATGCTTGAAAAAGATGCCGATGCAATAGCGCTGAGCAAAGATTTCAGTTCGCCGATGATTAGCTTAGGACTTCAGCAAGAAGAAGCCAGAGCTATTTTGGAATATTTGAGAGAACGTAATAGCGCCTCGAAATAA
- a CDS encoding transporter — translation MKRIKIKLLVLAMALLPLSSWACDICGCGVGSYYLGILPQFNKRFVGVRYQYKTLQTHLGPTCNRTPISADETYQTMELWGAWNFGSRWRVMAIVPYNFNERKIPGSGDMGKMDGLGDVVVYGYYKIFEQMGGTRSNKMFNHSLWIGAGIKAPTGKYDNSQRSSASQDEPNNFQLGTASTDFMINLAYDIRIMDLGLNTNVSYKMNTENKYDYRYANKFSVNSLLYYKFNIKDKVRISPNLGVGYETQPKDVTMARYDVAQSGGYSLSGIGGVEVNMGKISVGANYQALLSQDLADGRAKSGPRWLTHISYSF, via the coding sequence ATGAAGCGAATAAAGATAAAACTATTAGTTCTAGCTATGGCCCTATTGCCCCTTTCATCATGGGCATGTGATATCTGTGGCTGCGGGGTAGGCAGCTATTACTTGGGCATACTGCCCCAGTTTAACAAGCGTTTTGTGGGTGTACGTTATCAGTACAAGACCCTACAGACCCATCTTGGACCCACTTGCAATCGGACGCCGATAAGTGCGGATGAGACTTATCAGACAATGGAACTGTGGGGGGCATGGAATTTTGGAAGCCGCTGGCGGGTTATGGCAATTGTTCCCTACAATTTCAATGAGCGTAAGATCCCTGGAAGTGGCGATATGGGGAAGATGGATGGGCTTGGAGATGTGGTCGTTTATGGTTATTACAAAATCTTCGAACAAATGGGAGGTACCCGCTCAAACAAGATGTTTAACCATTCCCTTTGGATAGGTGCAGGGATTAAAGCGCCTACTGGAAAATATGATAATTCTCAGCGATCATCAGCCAGTCAGGATGAACCCAACAACTTTCAGCTGGGTACAGCCAGCACAGATTTTATGATCAATCTGGCTTACGACATCCGTATTATGGACCTTGGATTGAACACCAATGTAAGCTATAAGATGAATACAGAGAACAAGTACGATTATCGTTATGCGAATAAGTTTTCTGTCAATTCATTATTATACTACAAATTCAATATAAAAGATAAAGTCCGTATTTCGCCCAACTTAGGAGTAGGTTACGAAACACAGCCTAAGGACGTCACTATGGCACGATATGATGTAGCACAGTCGGGAGGATATAGTTTGTCCGGAATAGGCGGTGTCGAAGTCAATATGGGTAAAATCAGTGTGGGAGCCAACTATCAAGCCTTATTGTCCCAGGATCTTGCCGACGGACGTGCCAAGTCAGGTCCACGCTGGCTAACCCATATTTCCTATAGTTTTTAA
- a CDS encoding cytochrome-c peroxidase, translating to MKKFIVFSLVLALVWACHKADDIVEDIFPGFVPPGNFPDPVYKFERNPITSEVFELGRQLFYEPRLSRNNTIACGSCHILSAAFTHHGHDVSHGIDDRLGIRNPMPIFNMAWQKEFFWDGGVFDLDMSPVNAITNPVEMDESVSNVLSKLRKDSDYQQRFKKAFGSEGITDERFFKALSQFMLMAISANSKYDQVTRKENGASFTDTEKKGYLFYQNNCARCHTETLFTDRDYHNNGLLPNHANDIGRDTVTLNHNDRYKFKTPSLRNLSYTGPYMHDGRFLTLDRVLEHYRNGMVDSKTLDPGFRKADGTLGVHMSDEEKANLLAFLKTLNDASFVNNKILGEPGNTGFVVN from the coding sequence ATGAAAAAGTTTATTGTTTTTTCACTCGTCTTAGCCCTGGTCTGGGCCTGCCATAAAGCAGATGATATTGTGGAGGATATATTTCCCGGCTTTGTACCTCCGGGTAATTTTCCGGATCCCGTTTATAAGTTTGAGCGTAATCCCATCACATCCGAGGTGTTCGAGTTGGGGCGCCAGCTTTTTTATGAACCACGTTTGTCCCGCAACAATACCATTGCCTGCGGGAGTTGTCATATCCTTTCAGCGGCATTTACCCACCATGGTCACGATGTGAGCCATGGTATTGACGATAGGCTGGGCATACGAAATCCGATGCCGATTTTCAATATGGCCTGGCAAAAGGAATTCTTTTGGGATGGTGGTGTCTTCGATTTAGATATGTCGCCGGTTAACGCAATTACAAATCCTGTGGAGATGGACGAGTCAGTAAGTAATGTACTGAGCAAACTGCGCAAAGATTCCGATTATCAGCAACGGTTCAAGAAAGCCTTCGGTAGCGAGGGGATTACAGATGAGCGGTTCTTTAAAGCGCTTTCTCAATTTATGCTTATGGCCATTAGTGCCAATTCAAAGTATGATCAGGTTACGCGGAAGGAAAATGGAGCCTCTTTTACAGATACTGAAAAAAAAGGCTACCTCTTTTACCAAAATAACTGCGCTCGTTGTCACACAGAGACTTTATTTACCGATCGTGATTATCATAACAATGGATTGTTACCCAATCATGCCAACGATATCGGCAGGGATACCGTTACCTTGAATCACAATGATCGCTATAAATTCAAGACGCCAAGCCTGCGCAACCTATCCTATACAGGTCCTTATATGCATGATGGCCGATTCTTGACTTTGGATCGTGTATTGGAGCACTATCGTAATGGTATGGTCGATTCAAAAACCCTAGATCCGGGATTTCGGAAAGCGGACGGCACTTTGGGTGTCCACATGTCGGATGAAGAAAAGGCTAATTTATTGGCGTTTTTAAAAACATTAAATGATGCCTCTTTCGTAAACAACAAAATATTGGGGGAACCTGGAAATACGGGTTTCGTGGTAAACTAA
- a CDS encoding MbnP family protein has protein sequence MKTIQFNISVFILAISLFLAAGCSKKDAPAPDDTKKGVFSIEFDNIVGDETLGFDTRAYRNAKGETFRIKILRYYISNIKLYKADGSEYVVPQEKSYFFIEGSDKATRFAKVEVPEGDYNKVKFIIGVDSARSTMPTEARQGVLSFNPEEGHDGMYWGWNQGYIFFKLEGYCDAISDDQQGDPTGNKQFKYHIGGYGGYNPKAPTLNNIKEISMDLNQAGIAQVREGLRSNVHLFVDVMKVFNGPYTFSIVQHPNVMFSEFSQNIANNFTSLFTHDHTENFVKSESEL, from the coding sequence ATGAAAACGATTCAATTTAATATTTCGGTATTCATTCTTGCTATTTCACTCTTTTTAGCTGCCGGATGTAGCAAGAAGGATGCACCTGCACCTGACGATACTAAAAAAGGAGTGTTCTCCATCGAATTTGACAATATCGTTGGCGATGAGACATTGGGATTTGATACCCGTGCGTATAGAAATGCGAAGGGTGAAACTTTTCGGATCAAAATACTACGGTATTATATCAGCAACATTAAGCTCTACAAAGCAGACGGCAGTGAATATGTGGTTCCACAGGAAAAAAGTTACTTTTTTATAGAGGGTTCGGATAAAGCTACACGGTTTGCAAAAGTTGAGGTTCCTGAGGGGGACTATAATAAAGTCAAATTTATCATCGGGGTTGATAGCGCACGTAGTACCATGCCAACGGAAGCAAGGCAAGGTGTGTTGTCCTTTAATCCTGAAGAGGGGCATGACGGAATGTACTGGGGATGGAATCAGGGTTATATTTTCTTTAAGCTGGAGGGGTATTGTGATGCAATATCGGACGATCAGCAAGGGGATCCAACGGGAAATAAACAGTTTAAATATCATATTGGTGGATATGGAGGTTACAATCCCAAAGCACCTACACTCAATAATATAAAGGAGATCAGTATGGATTTAAATCAGGCTGGCATCGCCCAGGTCCGCGAAGGCTTGCGAAGCAATGTGCATTTGTTCGTTGATGTGATGAAAGTGTTCAATGGGCCTTACACATTTTCCATTGTGCAGCATCCAAATGTCATGTTTAGCGAATTCAGTCAAAATATCGCCAATAACTTTACCTCCTTGTTTACCCATGACCATACCGAAAACTTCGTAAAAAGCGAATCTGAATTGTAA